Proteins encoded together in one Acaryochloris thomasi RCC1774 window:
- a CDS encoding transposase: protein NFFAKIKQYRAIATRYDKRAVNFLGAIYLAASVIWLN from the coding sequence AACTTTTTTGCCAAGATCAAGCAGTATCGGGCAATTGCCACACGCTACGATAAACGAGCCGTCAATTTTCTAGGAGCTATTTACCTAGCAGCCTCTGTTATATGGCTTAATTGA